A single Catharus ustulatus isolate bCatUst1 chromosome 7, bCatUst1.pri.v2, whole genome shotgun sequence DNA region contains:
- the MDH1B gene encoding putative malate dehydrogenase 1B isoform X1, producing MAKFVVAGKANCPYYAKAELLADYLQTNLPNFRVHKITQHPDEWEQWLHDICETNGWEHRQSPIIWRELLDRGGKGQLLGGLNDFLEYAQQYYGITSMMLSEEMLDIAEENLQAHLEIVKEDEEIKSLIKPMQIWITSASVPICYHLIPLLANGEVFGITTEISIHLLDNDLFKEILRGIVMEAEDMAFPLLRSISEHTELDQAFIDADVIIVLDDVLLNLEVQSLESYIREVSEICQVYAPLIEKNAKSEVKVISSGKTFANLKATMLRTYGPSIRPENIIAIATCWESAAKAMLARKLNTNPAGVKDVIVWGNITGSNYIDLSHAKLYGYDCAIWGPPNFQRPLLNMIYDSEWIHSELLSAQSTLSSRVSRCTAVLPAHAVATVLRYWYHGSPSEEIISVGILSEGQFCIPEGITCCMPVRFQNGNWEVVTEIEINETTQKVLERLSHELVQEKLVALKEINEMNPYEAE from the exons ATGGCCAAGTTCGTGGTGGCGG GTAAGGCAAACTGCCCTTACTATGCCAAGGCTGAACTCCTGGCTGACTATCTCCAGACTAACTTGCCCAACTTCAGGGTTCACAAGATTACTCAGCACCCTGACGAGTGGGAG CAGTGGCTTCATGACATTTGTGAAACAAATGGATGGGAGCACCGACAGAGTCCTATCATTTGGAGAGAACTGTTGGACCGTGGAGGGAAGGGTCAGCTTCTGGGAGGACTTAATGATTTTCTGGAATATGCTCAG CAATATTATGGCATCACTTCAATGATGCTGAGTGAGGAAATGTTAGACATTGCTGAGGAGAACCTGCAGGCACATCTTGAAATTGTAAAAGAGGATGAAGAGATTAAAAGTCTTATCAAACCTATGCAGATCTGGATCACCAG TGCATCAGTTCCAATCTGTTATCATCTGATCCCTCTGTTGGCAAATGGAGAAGTGTTTGGGATAACCACAGAAATCAGTATCCATTTGCTTGACAATGACCTGTTTAAGGAAATTCTTCGCGGTATTGTAATGGAAGCTGAAGACATGGCATTCCCACTTCTCCGCAGTATTTCAGAGCACACAGAATTAGATCAGGCTTTTATTGATGCTGATGTTATCATTGTTCTTGATGATGTCCTCTTAAACCTTGAAGTCCAATCCCTTGAGAGCTACATCAGAGAAGTGAGTGAGATCTGCCAAGTGTATGCTCCCTTGATTGAGAAGAATGCCAAGAGTGAAGTCAAAGTCATTTCATCGGGAAAAACCTTTGCAAACCTTAAGGCAACAATGTTAAGGACATATGGCCCATCCATTAGGCCTGAAAATATCATTGCCATTGCGACATGCTGGGAAAGTGCAGCTAAAGCCATGCTGGCCAGGAAGCTGAATACAAACCCAGCAG GAGTAAAAGATGTGATTGTTTGGGGCAATATTACTGGGTCTAACTACATTGATTTGTCACATGCAAAACTTTATGGATATGACTGTGCAATTTGGGGGCCTCCTAATTTTCAGCGTCCTTTGTTGAATATGATTTACGATAG CGAATGGATCCATTCGGAATTGCTGTCTGCACAGAGTACCCTGAGTTCCCGGGTGTCGCGTTGTACGGCAGTGTTACCTGCTCATGCGGTAGCCACGGTACTGCGATACTGGTACCATGGCTCTCCTTCTGAGGAGATCATTTCTGTGGGAATACTTAGTGAAG GTCAGTTTTGCATTCCTGAAGGAATTACCTGTTGTATGCCTGTGAGGTTCCAGAATGGTAACTGGGAAGTTGtgacagaaatagaaattaatgaaaCGACCCAAAAAGTTCTGGAACGGTTGTCCCACGAGTTGGTTCAG GAAAAGCTCGTTGCACTAAAGGAAATAAACGAAATGAATCCATATGAAGCAGAATAA
- the MDH1B gene encoding putative malate dehydrogenase 1B isoform X2: MAKFVVAGKANCPYYAKAELLADYLQTNLPNFRVHKITQHPDEWEWLHDICETNGWEHRQSPIIWRELLDRGGKGQLLGGLNDFLEYAQQYYGITSMMLSEEMLDIAEENLQAHLEIVKEDEEIKSLIKPMQIWITSASVPICYHLIPLLANGEVFGITTEISIHLLDNDLFKEILRGIVMEAEDMAFPLLRSISEHTELDQAFIDADVIIVLDDVLLNLEVQSLESYIREVSEICQVYAPLIEKNAKSEVKVISSGKTFANLKATMLRTYGPSIRPENIIAIATCWESAAKAMLARKLNTNPAGVKDVIVWGNITGSNYIDLSHAKLYGYDCAIWGPPNFQRPLLNMIYDSEWIHSELLSAQSTLSSRVSRCTAVLPAHAVATVLRYWYHGSPSEEIISVGILSEGQFCIPEGITCCMPVRFQNGNWEVVTEIEINETTQKVLERLSHELVQEKLVALKEINEMNPYEAE; encoded by the exons ATGGCCAAGTTCGTGGTGGCGG GTAAGGCAAACTGCCCTTACTATGCCAAGGCTGAACTCCTGGCTGACTATCTCCAGACTAACTTGCCCAACTTCAGGGTTCACAAGATTACTCAGCACCCTGACGAGTGGGAG TGGCTTCATGACATTTGTGAAACAAATGGATGGGAGCACCGACAGAGTCCTATCATTTGGAGAGAACTGTTGGACCGTGGAGGGAAGGGTCAGCTTCTGGGAGGACTTAATGATTTTCTGGAATATGCTCAG CAATATTATGGCATCACTTCAATGATGCTGAGTGAGGAAATGTTAGACATTGCTGAGGAGAACCTGCAGGCACATCTTGAAATTGTAAAAGAGGATGAAGAGATTAAAAGTCTTATCAAACCTATGCAGATCTGGATCACCAG TGCATCAGTTCCAATCTGTTATCATCTGATCCCTCTGTTGGCAAATGGAGAAGTGTTTGGGATAACCACAGAAATCAGTATCCATTTGCTTGACAATGACCTGTTTAAGGAAATTCTTCGCGGTATTGTAATGGAAGCTGAAGACATGGCATTCCCACTTCTCCGCAGTATTTCAGAGCACACAGAATTAGATCAGGCTTTTATTGATGCTGATGTTATCATTGTTCTTGATGATGTCCTCTTAAACCTTGAAGTCCAATCCCTTGAGAGCTACATCAGAGAAGTGAGTGAGATCTGCCAAGTGTATGCTCCCTTGATTGAGAAGAATGCCAAGAGTGAAGTCAAAGTCATTTCATCGGGAAAAACCTTTGCAAACCTTAAGGCAACAATGTTAAGGACATATGGCCCATCCATTAGGCCTGAAAATATCATTGCCATTGCGACATGCTGGGAAAGTGCAGCTAAAGCCATGCTGGCCAGGAAGCTGAATACAAACCCAGCAG GAGTAAAAGATGTGATTGTTTGGGGCAATATTACTGGGTCTAACTACATTGATTTGTCACATGCAAAACTTTATGGATATGACTGTGCAATTTGGGGGCCTCCTAATTTTCAGCGTCCTTTGTTGAATATGATTTACGATAG CGAATGGATCCATTCGGAATTGCTGTCTGCACAGAGTACCCTGAGTTCCCGGGTGTCGCGTTGTACGGCAGTGTTACCTGCTCATGCGGTAGCCACGGTACTGCGATACTGGTACCATGGCTCTCCTTCTGAGGAGATCATTTCTGTGGGAATACTTAGTGAAG GTCAGTTTTGCATTCCTGAAGGAATTACCTGTTGTATGCCTGTGAGGTTCCAGAATGGTAACTGGGAAGTTGtgacagaaatagaaattaatgaaaCGACCCAAAAAGTTCTGGAACGGTTGTCCCACGAGTTGGTTCAG GAAAAGCTCGTTGCACTAAAGGAAATAAACGAAATGAATCCATATGAAGCAGAATAA
- the MDH1B gene encoding putative malate dehydrogenase 1B isoform X3: protein MMLSEEMLDIAEENLQAHLEIVKEDEEIKSLIKPMQIWITSASVPICYHLIPLLANGEVFGITTEISIHLLDNDLFKEILRGIVMEAEDMAFPLLRSISEHTELDQAFIDADVIIVLDDVLLNLEVQSLESYIREVSEICQVYAPLIEKNAKSEVKVISSGKTFANLKATMLRTYGPSIRPENIIAIATCWESAAKAMLARKLNTNPAGVKDVIVWGNITGSNYIDLSHAKLYGYDCAIWGPPNFQRPLLNMIYDSEWIHSELLSAQSTLSSRVSRCTAVLPAHAVATVLRYWYHGSPSEEIISVGILSEGQFCIPEGITCCMPVRFQNGNWEVVTEIEINETTQKVLERLSHELVQEKLVALKEINEMNPYEAE, encoded by the exons ATGATGCTGAGTGAGGAAATGTTAGACATTGCTGAGGAGAACCTGCAGGCACATCTTGAAATTGTAAAAGAGGATGAAGAGATTAAAAGTCTTATCAAACCTATGCAGATCTGGATCACCAG TGCATCAGTTCCAATCTGTTATCATCTGATCCCTCTGTTGGCAAATGGAGAAGTGTTTGGGATAACCACAGAAATCAGTATCCATTTGCTTGACAATGACCTGTTTAAGGAAATTCTTCGCGGTATTGTAATGGAAGCTGAAGACATGGCATTCCCACTTCTCCGCAGTATTTCAGAGCACACAGAATTAGATCAGGCTTTTATTGATGCTGATGTTATCATTGTTCTTGATGATGTCCTCTTAAACCTTGAAGTCCAATCCCTTGAGAGCTACATCAGAGAAGTGAGTGAGATCTGCCAAGTGTATGCTCCCTTGATTGAGAAGAATGCCAAGAGTGAAGTCAAAGTCATTTCATCGGGAAAAACCTTTGCAAACCTTAAGGCAACAATGTTAAGGACATATGGCCCATCCATTAGGCCTGAAAATATCATTGCCATTGCGACATGCTGGGAAAGTGCAGCTAAAGCCATGCTGGCCAGGAAGCTGAATACAAACCCAGCAG GAGTAAAAGATGTGATTGTTTGGGGCAATATTACTGGGTCTAACTACATTGATTTGTCACATGCAAAACTTTATGGATATGACTGTGCAATTTGGGGGCCTCCTAATTTTCAGCGTCCTTTGTTGAATATGATTTACGATAG CGAATGGATCCATTCGGAATTGCTGTCTGCACAGAGTACCCTGAGTTCCCGGGTGTCGCGTTGTACGGCAGTGTTACCTGCTCATGCGGTAGCCACGGTACTGCGATACTGGTACCATGGCTCTCCTTCTGAGGAGATCATTTCTGTGGGAATACTTAGTGAAG GTCAGTTTTGCATTCCTGAAGGAATTACCTGTTGTATGCCTGTGAGGTTCCAGAATGGTAACTGGGAAGTTGtgacagaaatagaaattaatgaaaCGACCCAAAAAGTTCTGGAACGGTTGTCCCACGAGTTGGTTCAG GAAAAGCTCGTTGCACTAAAGGAAATAAACGAAATGAATCCATATGAAGCAGAATAA
- the DYTN gene encoding dystrotelin isoform X1, with protein sequence MLDIVLYRIEIWSSHECLMPSAKFQMDPDLQEAFGDVQSSVYRTALKLRSVQSLCQLDLIDVSLIQHILSSEQSQREEQISLNMQQISRMLMKLFQRARLENPGQVDPRAAEFTLSLLVAMYDRSGTGYVKTRSAAAALISLSGDTLLAKYRAFFHFYAVPDGKETLITRSALRSLLTDLNQIPAIVGEGCTLSCMEIAIHDCFHGVLNAAIVEEKFLSWLRSEPAVLLWLPTCYRLSATEMVSHQAKCRVCKVFPITGIRYRCLKCLNFDLCQACFFTGCLCKPHKRSHPVVEHCVQMSAKANAKHFLHTIRNNMFQERCRRKEAQRRTALQSVEERHFPAHKNIFPPVELRASSLPGPENVSFPVENGVPESPRFIPENRTVMQKSKNNKKTPEQGKTLAQAIASFEAEVLKMHKSIKSIHSDSRYMKKQFNKWKNNMQFLHNCQEEKSYKIEAKLQRLRVSHENLQMTLQHMKEEVKTMLQSSEHPFAQCHNTMSRNPHVLLERRMQSELNPAQIRPTSRTYAEWRSLNSPSSVNGMQLLQTPEAFTAVDFMYSDDPLESVSLQSDKPFMGQHKKAKEKQTYPPKLTENSLSGMGNTVHIPIAMQIPPDEKEVREELELLMMKLKDTLSLQTQPAQQTALHQEFFSTAEHVCRSFSDLINQVISPACK encoded by the exons ATGTTAGACATTGTGCTGTACCGGATAGAGATCTGGTCATCTCATG AATGCCTAATGCCATCTGCTAAATTTCAAATGGATCCAGACTTGCAGG aagCCTTCGGTGATGTTCAGAGCTCCGTATACAGAACAGCCCTAAAACTACGCTCAGTACAAAGTCTTTGCCAGT TGGATTTGATTGACGTTTCTCTGATTCAGCACATCCTATCAAGTGAGCAAAGTCAGAGGGAGGAGCAGATTTCTCTGAACATGCAGCAAATCTCTAGAATGCTGATGAAACTGTTCCAAAGAGCAAGATTAGAAAACCCAGGCCAGGTAGATCCAAGAGCTGCTGAATTTACATTGAGCCTTCTGGTTGCCATGTATGACAG atCTGGAACAGGGTATGTCAAAACTagatctgctgcagctgccttaATTTCCCTCTCAGGAGACACTCTATTGGCTAAATACAGAG cTTTCTTCCACTTTTATGCTGTCCCTGATGGGAAGGAGACTTTGATTACCCGTAGTGCCCTAAGAAGCCTGCTAACAGACTTAAATCAG ATCCCAGCCATTGTGGGAGAAGGCTGCACTCTGTCTTGTATGGAAATTGCAATTCATGACTGTTTCCATGGG GTTCTGAATGCAGCTATTGTTGAAGAAAAATTCCTGTCTTGGCTGAGATCAGAGCCTGCTGTTCTCCTGTGGCTTCCTACATGTTACAGATTATCAGCTACAGAAATGGTTTCTCACCAAGCTAAATGCAGAGTCTGCAAAGTTTTCCCCATTACAGGCATCAG GTATCGCTGTTTGAAGTGCCTCAATTTTGACCTTTGCCAAGCCTGCTTTTTCACTGGCTGTCTCTGCAAACCACATAAAAGATCACATCCTGTTGTGGAACACTGTGTGCAG ATGTCAGCAAAGGCGAATGCAAAGCACTTTCTCCACACCATCAGGAACAACATGTTTCAAGAGCgctgcagaagaaaagaggCTCAGAGAAGGACAGCTCTGCAGTCAGTGGAGGAGAGACACTTCCCTgctcacaaaaatatttt TCCTCCTGTGGAATTGAGGGCTTCATCACTACCTGGTCCTGAAAATGTGTCTTTCCCAGTGGAAAATGGTGTCCCAGAGTCACCCAGGTTCATACCTGAAAACAGGACTGTAATGCAGAAGAGTAAGAATAACAAGAAGACACCAGAGCAAGGCAAGACATTAGCTCAG gCAATAGCCTCTTTTGAAGCAGAGGTGTTAAAAATGCACAAATCCATTAAAAGCATTCACAGTGACAGCAG GTACATGAAGAAGCAGTTCAACAAATGGAAGAACAACATGCAATTTCTTCATAAttgccaggaagaaaaaagctaCAAAATAGAGGCAAAACTCCAAAGACTGAGAGTAAGCCATGAAAACCTGCAAATGACACTGCAGCACATGAAGGAAGAAGTCAAG ACCATGTTGCAGTCATCAGAGCATCCTTTTGCACAGTGTCATAATACAATGTCAAGAAATCCACATGTTCTGCTGGAAAGGAGAATGCAGAGTGAATTAAATCCTGCCCAAATAAGGCCTACTTCCAGAACATATGCAGAATGGAGATCTTTGAATTCCCCAAGTTCTGTAAATGGAATGCAGCTTTTACAGACACCTGAGGCTTTCACTGCAGTGGACTTTATGTACTCGGATGACCCACTGGAGTCAGTGTCCCTGCAGAGTGACAAACCCTTTATGGGGCAgcataaaaaagcaaaagagaaacaaacataTCCACCTAAACTGACAGAAAACTCTCTCAGTGGAATGGGGAATACCGTTCATATTCCCATTGCAATGCAGATACCACCTGATGAGAAGGAGGTCAGAGAGGAATTAGAACTCCTAATGATGAAACTGAAGGATACACTGTCTCTCCAAACCCAACCAG cCCAACAAACTGCATTGCACCAGGAGTTCTTCTCTACAGCTGAGCATGTTTGCAGGTCGTTTTCTGACCTCATCAACCAAGTAATTTCACCAGCTTGCAAATGA
- the DYTN gene encoding dystrotelin isoform X2, producing MPSAKFQMDPDLQEAFGDVQSSVYRTALKLRSVQSLCQLDLIDVSLIQHILSSEQSQREEQISLNMQQISRMLMKLFQRARLENPGQVDPRAAEFTLSLLVAMYDRSGTGYVKTRSAAAALISLSGDTLLAKYRAFFHFYAVPDGKETLITRSALRSLLTDLNQIPAIVGEGCTLSCMEIAIHDCFHGVLNAAIVEEKFLSWLRSEPAVLLWLPTCYRLSATEMVSHQAKCRVCKVFPITGIRYRCLKCLNFDLCQACFFTGCLCKPHKRSHPVVEHCVQMSAKANAKHFLHTIRNNMFQERCRRKEAQRRTALQSVEERHFPAHKNIFPPVELRASSLPGPENVSFPVENGVPESPRFIPENRTVMQKSKNNKKTPEQGKTLAQAIASFEAEVLKMHKSIKSIHSDSRYMKKQFNKWKNNMQFLHNCQEEKSYKIEAKLQRLRVSHENLQMTLQHMKEEVKTMLQSSEHPFAQCHNTMSRNPHVLLERRMQSELNPAQIRPTSRTYAEWRSLNSPSSVNGMQLLQTPEAFTAVDFMYSDDPLESVSLQSDKPFMGQHKKAKEKQTYPPKLTENSLSGMGNTVHIPIAMQIPPDEKEVREELELLMMKLKDTLSLQTQPAQQTALHQEFFSTAEHVCRSFSDLINQVISPACK from the exons ATGCCATCTGCTAAATTTCAAATGGATCCAGACTTGCAGG aagCCTTCGGTGATGTTCAGAGCTCCGTATACAGAACAGCCCTAAAACTACGCTCAGTACAAAGTCTTTGCCAGT TGGATTTGATTGACGTTTCTCTGATTCAGCACATCCTATCAAGTGAGCAAAGTCAGAGGGAGGAGCAGATTTCTCTGAACATGCAGCAAATCTCTAGAATGCTGATGAAACTGTTCCAAAGAGCAAGATTAGAAAACCCAGGCCAGGTAGATCCAAGAGCTGCTGAATTTACATTGAGCCTTCTGGTTGCCATGTATGACAG atCTGGAACAGGGTATGTCAAAACTagatctgctgcagctgccttaATTTCCCTCTCAGGAGACACTCTATTGGCTAAATACAGAG cTTTCTTCCACTTTTATGCTGTCCCTGATGGGAAGGAGACTTTGATTACCCGTAGTGCCCTAAGAAGCCTGCTAACAGACTTAAATCAG ATCCCAGCCATTGTGGGAGAAGGCTGCACTCTGTCTTGTATGGAAATTGCAATTCATGACTGTTTCCATGGG GTTCTGAATGCAGCTATTGTTGAAGAAAAATTCCTGTCTTGGCTGAGATCAGAGCCTGCTGTTCTCCTGTGGCTTCCTACATGTTACAGATTATCAGCTACAGAAATGGTTTCTCACCAAGCTAAATGCAGAGTCTGCAAAGTTTTCCCCATTACAGGCATCAG GTATCGCTGTTTGAAGTGCCTCAATTTTGACCTTTGCCAAGCCTGCTTTTTCACTGGCTGTCTCTGCAAACCACATAAAAGATCACATCCTGTTGTGGAACACTGTGTGCAG ATGTCAGCAAAGGCGAATGCAAAGCACTTTCTCCACACCATCAGGAACAACATGTTTCAAGAGCgctgcagaagaaaagaggCTCAGAGAAGGACAGCTCTGCAGTCAGTGGAGGAGAGACACTTCCCTgctcacaaaaatatttt TCCTCCTGTGGAATTGAGGGCTTCATCACTACCTGGTCCTGAAAATGTGTCTTTCCCAGTGGAAAATGGTGTCCCAGAGTCACCCAGGTTCATACCTGAAAACAGGACTGTAATGCAGAAGAGTAAGAATAACAAGAAGACACCAGAGCAAGGCAAGACATTAGCTCAG gCAATAGCCTCTTTTGAAGCAGAGGTGTTAAAAATGCACAAATCCATTAAAAGCATTCACAGTGACAGCAG GTACATGAAGAAGCAGTTCAACAAATGGAAGAACAACATGCAATTTCTTCATAAttgccaggaagaaaaaagctaCAAAATAGAGGCAAAACTCCAAAGACTGAGAGTAAGCCATGAAAACCTGCAAATGACACTGCAGCACATGAAGGAAGAAGTCAAG ACCATGTTGCAGTCATCAGAGCATCCTTTTGCACAGTGTCATAATACAATGTCAAGAAATCCACATGTTCTGCTGGAAAGGAGAATGCAGAGTGAATTAAATCCTGCCCAAATAAGGCCTACTTCCAGAACATATGCAGAATGGAGATCTTTGAATTCCCCAAGTTCTGTAAATGGAATGCAGCTTTTACAGACACCTGAGGCTTTCACTGCAGTGGACTTTATGTACTCGGATGACCCACTGGAGTCAGTGTCCCTGCAGAGTGACAAACCCTTTATGGGGCAgcataaaaaagcaaaagagaaacaaacataTCCACCTAAACTGACAGAAAACTCTCTCAGTGGAATGGGGAATACCGTTCATATTCCCATTGCAATGCAGATACCACCTGATGAGAAGGAGGTCAGAGAGGAATTAGAACTCCTAATGATGAAACTGAAGGATACACTGTCTCTCCAAACCCAACCAG cCCAACAAACTGCATTGCACCAGGAGTTCTTCTCTACAGCTGAGCATGTTTGCAGGTCGTTTTCTGACCTCATCAACCAAGTAATTTCACCAGCTTGCAAATGA
- the DYTN gene encoding dystrotelin isoform X3, which translates to MQQISRMLMKLFQRARLENPGQVDPRAAEFTLSLLVAMYDRSGTGYVKTRSAAAALISLSGDTLLAKYRAFFHFYAVPDGKETLITRSALRSLLTDLNQIPAIVGEGCTLSCMEIAIHDCFHGVLNAAIVEEKFLSWLRSEPAVLLWLPTCYRLSATEMVSHQAKCRVCKVFPITGIRYRCLKCLNFDLCQACFFTGCLCKPHKRSHPVVEHCVQMSAKANAKHFLHTIRNNMFQERCRRKEAQRRTALQSVEERHFPAHKNIFPPVELRASSLPGPENVSFPVENGVPESPRFIPENRTVMQKSKNNKKTPEQGKTLAQAIASFEAEVLKMHKSIKSIHSDSRYMKKQFNKWKNNMQFLHNCQEEKSYKIEAKLQRLRVSHENLQMTLQHMKEEVKTMLQSSEHPFAQCHNTMSRNPHVLLERRMQSELNPAQIRPTSRTYAEWRSLNSPSSVNGMQLLQTPEAFTAVDFMYSDDPLESVSLQSDKPFMGQHKKAKEKQTYPPKLTENSLSGMGNTVHIPIAMQIPPDEKEVREELELLMMKLKDTLSLQTQPAQQTALHQEFFSTAEHVCRSFSDLINQVISPACK; encoded by the exons ATGCAGCAAATCTCTAGAATGCTGATGAAACTGTTCCAAAGAGCAAGATTAGAAAACCCAGGCCAGGTAGATCCAAGAGCTGCTGAATTTACATTGAGCCTTCTGGTTGCCATGTATGACAG atCTGGAACAGGGTATGTCAAAACTagatctgctgcagctgccttaATTTCCCTCTCAGGAGACACTCTATTGGCTAAATACAGAG cTTTCTTCCACTTTTATGCTGTCCCTGATGGGAAGGAGACTTTGATTACCCGTAGTGCCCTAAGAAGCCTGCTAACAGACTTAAATCAG ATCCCAGCCATTGTGGGAGAAGGCTGCACTCTGTCTTGTATGGAAATTGCAATTCATGACTGTTTCCATGGG GTTCTGAATGCAGCTATTGTTGAAGAAAAATTCCTGTCTTGGCTGAGATCAGAGCCTGCTGTTCTCCTGTGGCTTCCTACATGTTACAGATTATCAGCTACAGAAATGGTTTCTCACCAAGCTAAATGCAGAGTCTGCAAAGTTTTCCCCATTACAGGCATCAG GTATCGCTGTTTGAAGTGCCTCAATTTTGACCTTTGCCAAGCCTGCTTTTTCACTGGCTGTCTCTGCAAACCACATAAAAGATCACATCCTGTTGTGGAACACTGTGTGCAG ATGTCAGCAAAGGCGAATGCAAAGCACTTTCTCCACACCATCAGGAACAACATGTTTCAAGAGCgctgcagaagaaaagaggCTCAGAGAAGGACAGCTCTGCAGTCAGTGGAGGAGAGACACTTCCCTgctcacaaaaatatttt TCCTCCTGTGGAATTGAGGGCTTCATCACTACCTGGTCCTGAAAATGTGTCTTTCCCAGTGGAAAATGGTGTCCCAGAGTCACCCAGGTTCATACCTGAAAACAGGACTGTAATGCAGAAGAGTAAGAATAACAAGAAGACACCAGAGCAAGGCAAGACATTAGCTCAG gCAATAGCCTCTTTTGAAGCAGAGGTGTTAAAAATGCACAAATCCATTAAAAGCATTCACAGTGACAGCAG GTACATGAAGAAGCAGTTCAACAAATGGAAGAACAACATGCAATTTCTTCATAAttgccaggaagaaaaaagctaCAAAATAGAGGCAAAACTCCAAAGACTGAGAGTAAGCCATGAAAACCTGCAAATGACACTGCAGCACATGAAGGAAGAAGTCAAG ACCATGTTGCAGTCATCAGAGCATCCTTTTGCACAGTGTCATAATACAATGTCAAGAAATCCACATGTTCTGCTGGAAAGGAGAATGCAGAGTGAATTAAATCCTGCCCAAATAAGGCCTACTTCCAGAACATATGCAGAATGGAGATCTTTGAATTCCCCAAGTTCTGTAAATGGAATGCAGCTTTTACAGACACCTGAGGCTTTCACTGCAGTGGACTTTATGTACTCGGATGACCCACTGGAGTCAGTGTCCCTGCAGAGTGACAAACCCTTTATGGGGCAgcataaaaaagcaaaagagaaacaaacataTCCACCTAAACTGACAGAAAACTCTCTCAGTGGAATGGGGAATACCGTTCATATTCCCATTGCAATGCAGATACCACCTGATGAGAAGGAGGTCAGAGAGGAATTAGAACTCCTAATGATGAAACTGAAGGATACACTGTCTCTCCAAACCCAACCAG cCCAACAAACTGCATTGCACCAGGAGTTCTTCTCTACAGCTGAGCATGTTTGCAGGTCGTTTTCTGACCTCATCAACCAAGTAATTTCACCAGCTTGCAAATGA